The proteins below are encoded in one region of Pseudomonas entomophila L48:
- a CDS encoding glycosyltransferase family 2 protein: MTETAIGSRNEVTVVLLGHDQADHRARALHYYRQAGVPCLGLEPVQGSESGAQLGERLASAVAQVGTPFVCLALDADFVLAAALDNAAHCLKAQPQAVAAQGHALAYTVGNSELSYHQVGTPFAAQAGQGALERLRHYASAEQQAWRAVLRVSTLQAALAGLPQGLDPAGWRVALACAILLQGEVAHLDQTDVVCEALPDTLTQAEREEHLVQVVRILRQWDGEQQGAFASDDGFTTLNRFVRDTWSQGALPLLFTSPWKSISDAPEREFEPRQCVQLPYYNGPLFERLNALEFLCHAWPTGARHQHALEGAWVRQRDLLIVHPNDTAETLQLRYWQAMRLGLFNLEACQRLASMLTADDNANHARELGDWMARLGEVPGIDTRDQLGGTPSGRVLAAIDAATPDETARQRVLEHLASHPAPQIAFVVLDLEHDDLALQTTFDSLLASGVRNFKLVVLKAGKPPAITTPRDTLHFIQVTESNWATHLNQVVRQLPSEWLMLLEAGDVLLAGGLLRLSVELAQAPACQAIAADEVQRDDEGRLLVVRRPGSDLDLLRSQPGLMSRHWLVRRQAVLDLDGYSESNRHALEYDLLLRLVEKHGAGSLAHMDEYLVISQQPAPALIEEAQKVLNRHLTQLGYRAQVGGQGAAGLTVDFRHSATPLVSILLVGEGDQARLQACLAGIFQRTRYPRYEVVLALPGQQAEALADVAQAFGSRLRLVAGEAGASRAQLLDLAATQARGDYLVLLSERCQVITPAWIESLLNEAQRPEVGVVGASLWAADGTLVHAGYELLAGPQVHAPWQRLSFEQAAKAQWPLSVRACPAVSDECLMLSREALEQCGGVQASGIDLCLAVNQLGLMVVWTPRAQLLASGLPVATAGLAPALAERWPAAFQGLARLDQPVHEAGRSAGPQWLAQLD; encoded by the coding sequence ATGACCGAAACTGCAATCGGCTCGCGTAACGAAGTGACCGTTGTCCTGCTGGGGCATGACCAGGCAGATCACCGCGCTCGCGCGCTCCACTACTATCGCCAGGCCGGCGTGCCGTGCCTTGGCCTGGAGCCGGTGCAGGGCAGCGAGTCGGGCGCGCAACTGGGCGAGCGCCTGGCGTCGGCCGTGGCGCAGGTCGGCACGCCGTTCGTGTGCCTGGCCCTGGATGCCGACTTCGTCCTGGCGGCGGCGCTGGACAATGCCGCCCACTGCCTGAAGGCCCAGCCGCAGGCCGTGGCCGCGCAGGGGCATGCCCTGGCCTATACGGTCGGCAACAGTGAACTGAGCTATCACCAGGTCGGTACACCGTTCGCCGCGCAGGCCGGGCAGGGCGCGCTGGAGCGTCTGCGCCACTACGCCAGCGCCGAGCAGCAGGCCTGGCGCGCGGTGCTGCGGGTCTCGACCCTGCAGGCGGCGCTGGCTGGTTTGCCGCAGGGGCTGGACCCGGCGGGATGGCGTGTGGCCTTGGCCTGCGCGATCCTGCTGCAGGGCGAGGTCGCCCACCTCGACCAGACCGACGTGGTCTGCGAGGCGCTGCCGGACACCCTGACCCAGGCCGAGCGCGAAGAGCACCTGGTCCAGGTGGTGCGGATTCTGCGTCAGTGGGATGGCGAGCAGCAGGGGGCCTTTGCCAGTGACGACGGCTTCACCACGCTCAATCGCTTCGTGCGCGACACCTGGAGCCAAGGGGCGCTGCCGTTGTTGTTCACCTCGCCGTGGAAAAGCATCAGCGACGCGCCGGAGCGCGAGTTCGAGCCGCGCCAGTGCGTGCAGCTGCCTTACTACAATGGCCCGCTGTTCGAGCGCCTGAACGCGCTGGAATTCCTCTGTCACGCCTGGCCGACCGGCGCGCGCCACCAGCATGCCCTGGAAGGCGCCTGGGTTCGCCAGCGCGACCTGTTGATCGTGCACCCCAACGACACCGCCGAGACGCTGCAGCTGCGCTACTGGCAGGCAATGCGCCTGGGGCTGTTCAATCTCGAAGCGTGCCAGCGCCTGGCGTCTATGCTGACCGCCGACGACAATGCCAATCACGCCCGCGAGCTGGGCGACTGGATGGCACGCCTGGGCGAGGTGCCCGGCATCGATACGCGCGATCAACTGGGCGGTACGCCGTCGGGGCGCGTGCTCGCCGCCATCGACGCGGCCACGCCGGATGAAACCGCGCGCCAGCGGGTGCTGGAGCATCTGGCCAGCCACCCGGCGCCGCAGATCGCCTTCGTCGTGCTTGACCTGGAACACGACGACCTGGCCCTGCAGACGACGTTCGACAGCCTGCTGGCCAGCGGCGTGCGCAATTTCAAACTGGTCGTGCTCAAGGCGGGCAAGCCACCGGCGATCACCACGCCGCGCGATACCCTGCATTTCATCCAGGTCACCGAAAGCAATTGGGCGACGCACCTGAACCAGGTCGTGCGGCAATTGCCGAGCGAGTGGCTGATGCTGCTCGAGGCGGGCGACGTGCTGCTGGCCGGCGGCCTGCTGCGCCTGTCGGTCGAGCTGGCCCAGGCGCCGGCCTGCCAGGCCATCGCCGCCGACGAAGTCCAGCGTGACGACGAGGGGCGCCTGCTGGTCGTGCGCCGTCCGGGCAGCGACCTGGACCTGTTGCGCAGCCAGCCTGGGCTGATGTCCCGGCACTGGCTGGTGCGTCGCCAGGCGGTGCTCGACCTGGACGGGTACAGCGAGTCCAATCGCCATGCGCTGGAATACGACCTGTTGCTGCGCCTGGTCGAGAAGCACGGCGCGGGCAGCCTGGCGCACATGGACGAGTACCTGGTGATCAGCCAACAGCCTGCGCCGGCCCTCATCGAGGAAGCGCAGAAGGTGCTCAACCGACACCTCACTCAGCTGGGCTATCGCGCCCAGGTCGGCGGGCAAGGGGCTGCCGGGCTGACCGTCGACTTCCGCCACAGCGCCACCCCGCTGGTCAGCATCCTGCTGGTGGGCGAGGGCGACCAGGCGCGCCTGCAGGCCTGCCTGGCCGGCATCTTCCAGCGCACGCGCTACCCGCGCTACGAGGTGGTGCTGGCGCTGCCGGGGCAGCAGGCCGAGGCGCTGGCCGACGTGGCCCAGGCCTTCGGCAGTCGACTGCGCCTGGTAGCCGGCGAAGCCGGTGCCTCCCGGGCGCAGCTGCTCGACCTGGCGGCCACCCAGGCCCGGGGCGACTACCTGGTGCTGCTGTCGGAGCGTTGCCAGGTGATCACCCCGGCATGGATCGAATCGCTGCTCAACGAAGCGCAGCGCCCGGAAGTCGGTGTTGTCGGCGCCAGCCTCTGGGCGGCTGACGGCACGCTGGTGCATGCCGGTTATGAACTGCTCGCCGGCCCGCAGGTCCACGCCCCGTGGCAGCGGCTGTCCTTCGAGCAGGCCGCCAAGGCGCAATGGCCGTTGTCGGTGCGCGCTTGCCCGGCGGTTTCCGATGAGTGCCTGATGCTCAGCCGCGAAGCCCTCGAGCAGTGTGGTGGCGTGCAGGCCTCGGGCATCGACCTGTGCCTGGCCGTGAACCAACTGGGTTTGATGGTGGTGTGGACCCCGCGCGCGCAGCTGCTCGCCAGCGGCCTGCCGGTTGCAACGGCTGGCCTGGCGCCAGCGCTGGCCGAGCGTTGGCCAGCTGCGTTCCAGGGCCTGGCGCGCCTGGATCAGCCGGTGCACGAGGCCGGCCGCAGCGCAGGGCCGCAATGGTTGGCGCAGCTGGATTGA
- a CDS encoding glycosyltransferase, with the protein MSAQPLVSIAIPAYNPEFFRSTLASAIAQDYANLEVVVCDDSPDAQVETICDELRATTHVPVRYVRNPARQGFARNLLACLEQSSGAFIKFLCDDDTLFGACISQQAAMLNDLPQVSMVICQRLLCAADDVLLPSRSLNFVISMCSAVLNGNDLLEGISDNGVNLFGGLSHALLRREQVETYLPTLVQEGQGFAARLDLALYACLLRRGHLCSLDQVLSLERVHPGRLSHQSSMVKVFDAETDWLLQMLQGRTGEAAPAEGWVRYLPLADYVADPGQKWDELDLRRLFTAQMANFNQQVGTLSLSFDELYAEWLEYRRLSAGQERLLPKRIEQWPTQPRIAAMVSCREGDEKALRATLDSLAQQSYPARCILVLAPEGFEPVVRDNVRYLTRRGAGFDLLNQWLAADGQADWLFLLQAGDRLHTHALVIMAERMALRGEGLCLYLDEGSNDNLAPSAPIFKPDFNLDLMRSLPYVGRLLAFKCAALREQGGFDVGFDGLAPHDLLWRLVEAHGLQVVDHIAEVLVQCQHSYADWLAEPSGHVQAPRVLEAHLRRLGVEAQVSGIEGSMMTRVTYHHAQAASVSILIHAGADLAVLTRCVESLLTNTAYRDFEVLLIASADTSAEVRGWLAGLQGLGSDQLRVVEVAVQGLAQSLNEGSLQARGDYLLLLDAGCVLFDDQWLVELMHLGQRPEVGMVGPKLFDDKGTIVSAGLVLGMQGTAGSPFLGCATSADGYMNRLRLVQNWSALSLDCLLVRRDLFAELGGLDATHLQGSLFDADLCLRARTAGYLSVWTPYSRVARLPVPALEQAATPNLQADRDLMHERWMAWIALDPAYNRNLSLKLPNFNFEPGLRGGWDPFIARAMPSVLALPSSTNATGQYRVVQPFTDLEQGGWIQGRIDFSAPGLVELEREKPDVMILQCRYTPANVKDIEQYKRFSNARRIYELDDYIIEPPKKNDHARNMPSNIRELVGRAISLCDRVVVSTEPLADALSSMHQDIRVVPNMLAAPLWTGLVSQRQSSARPRVGWAGGTSHRGDLELLLDVIKTLAGEVDWVFFGMCPDILRPYVKEFHAGISFTEYPRKLAGLNLDLALAPLEQNLFNDCKSNLRLLEYGACGFPVICTDTKAYAGYLPCTRVRENTTEQWLEAIRMHLNDPLASYRQGDALREAVLRDYVLNEHHLQHWANAWLAD; encoded by the coding sequence GTGAGCGCCCAACCCCTCGTCAGTATCGCCATCCCCGCGTACAACCCCGAATTCTTCCGCAGCACGCTGGCCAGCGCGATTGCCCAGGACTACGCGAACCTGGAGGTCGTCGTGTGCGACGACAGCCCGGATGCGCAGGTCGAGACGATCTGCGATGAGCTGCGCGCCACTACCCACGTGCCTGTGCGCTATGTGCGCAACCCCGCGCGGCAAGGCTTTGCCCGCAACCTGCTGGCGTGCCTGGAGCAGTCGTCCGGCGCGTTCATCAAGTTCCTCTGTGACGACGATACGCTGTTCGGCGCGTGCATCAGCCAGCAGGCGGCGATGCTGAATGACTTGCCGCAGGTCAGCATGGTCATCTGCCAGCGCCTGCTGTGTGCCGCCGATGACGTCCTGTTGCCGTCGCGCTCGCTGAACTTCGTCATCTCCATGTGCAGTGCGGTGCTCAACGGCAACGACTTGCTGGAAGGCATCTCCGACAACGGCGTCAACCTGTTCGGCGGGCTCAGCCATGCACTGCTGCGTCGCGAACAGGTCGAGACTTACCTGCCGACCCTGGTGCAGGAGGGGCAAGGGTTCGCCGCGCGTCTGGACTTGGCGCTCTACGCCTGCCTGTTGCGCCGTGGACATTTGTGCAGCCTGGACCAGGTCCTGAGCCTGGAGCGCGTACACCCCGGGCGCCTGAGCCACCAGAGCAGCATGGTCAAGGTGTTCGACGCCGAAACCGATTGGCTGCTGCAGATGCTCCAGGGCCGTACCGGCGAGGCCGCGCCGGCCGAGGGCTGGGTGCGCTATCTGCCGTTGGCCGACTATGTTGCCGACCCTGGGCAGAAATGGGACGAGCTCGATCTTCGTCGTCTGTTCACCGCGCAGATGGCCAACTTCAACCAGCAGGTCGGTACGCTCAGCCTGAGTTTCGACGAGCTGTATGCCGAGTGGCTGGAGTACCGTCGCCTGTCCGCCGGGCAGGAGCGCCTGCTGCCCAAGCGCATCGAGCAGTGGCCCACTCAACCGCGCATCGCGGCGATGGTGTCCTGCCGGGAAGGCGATGAGAAGGCCTTGCGCGCCACCCTCGACAGCCTCGCCCAGCAATCTTATCCGGCCCGTTGCATCCTGGTGCTCGCACCCGAGGGCTTCGAGCCGGTGGTGCGGGACAACGTGCGCTACCTGACGCGTCGCGGCGCCGGTTTCGACCTGCTCAACCAGTGGCTTGCCGCTGATGGCCAGGCTGATTGGCTGTTCCTGTTGCAGGCGGGGGATCGCCTGCACACTCACGCCCTGGTGATCATGGCCGAGCGCATGGCGCTGCGGGGCGAAGGCCTGTGCCTCTATCTCGATGAAGGTAGCAACGACAACCTCGCGCCGTCGGCGCCGATCTTCAAGCCGGACTTCAACCTTGACCTGATGCGCAGCCTGCCCTACGTCGGCCGCCTGCTGGCGTTCAAGTGCGCGGCGCTGCGCGAGCAGGGTGGTTTCGACGTGGGCTTCGACGGCCTGGCGCCCCACGACCTGCTGTGGCGGCTGGTCGAGGCCCATGGCCTGCAGGTGGTGGACCATATCGCCGAAGTGCTCGTGCAGTGCCAGCACAGCTATGCCGACTGGCTCGCCGAGCCGAGCGGGCACGTCCAGGCCCCGCGTGTGCTGGAGGCCCACCTGCGGCGCCTGGGCGTGGAAGCCCAGGTGTCCGGCATTGAAGGCAGCATGATGACCCGGGTCACCTATCACCATGCGCAGGCCGCCAGTGTGTCGATCCTCATCCATGCCGGTGCCGACCTGGCGGTGCTGACGCGCTGCGTCGAGTCGCTGCTCACGAACACGGCTTACCGCGACTTCGAAGTGCTGCTGATCGCCAGTGCCGACACGTCTGCCGAGGTGCGTGGCTGGTTGGCCGGACTGCAAGGGCTGGGCAGCGATCAGCTGCGGGTGGTCGAGGTGGCCGTCCAGGGGCTGGCCCAGAGCCTCAACGAAGGCAGCCTGCAGGCCCGTGGCGACTATCTGTTGCTGCTGGATGCCGGCTGCGTGCTGTTCGACGACCAGTGGCTCGTCGAGCTGATGCACCTGGGGCAGCGCCCGGAAGTCGGCATGGTCGGCCCCAAGCTGTTCGACGACAAAGGCACGATCGTGTCTGCCGGCCTGGTGCTGGGCATGCAGGGCACGGCCGGCAGCCCATTCCTCGGTTGTGCGACCAGCGCGGACGGCTACATGAACCGCCTGCGCCTGGTGCAGAACTGGAGTGCGCTGAGCCTCGACTGCCTGCTGGTGCGGCGTGATCTGTTCGCTGAGCTGGGTGGGCTGGATGCGACCCACCTGCAAGGTTCCCTGTTCGACGCCGACCTGTGCCTGCGCGCGCGGACGGCAGGCTATCTTTCGGTGTGGACGCCGTACTCGCGCGTGGCCCGCTTGCCGGTGCCTGCGCTCGAGCAGGCGGCGACGCCGAACCTGCAGGCCGACCGCGACCTGATGCACGAGCGCTGGATGGCGTGGATCGCGCTCGACCCGGCCTACAACCGCAACCTCAGCCTGAAACTGCCGAACTTCAATTTCGAACCAGGCCTGCGCGGTGGCTGGGACCCGTTCATCGCCCGGGCCATGCCGTCGGTACTGGCGCTGCCCAGCAGCACCAACGCGACCGGGCAATACCGTGTCGTCCAGCCGTTCACCGACCTGGAGCAGGGAGGATGGATCCAGGGGCGAATCGATTTCAGCGCTCCAGGGCTGGTCGAGCTCGAGCGGGAAAAGCCCGATGTGATGATCCTGCAGTGCCGCTACACGCCGGCGAACGTCAAGGATATCGAGCAGTACAAGCGCTTCTCCAACGCGCGGCGCATCTACGAGCTGGATGATTACATCATCGAGCCACCGAAGAAGAACGACCACGCGCGCAACATGCCGAGCAACATCCGTGAACTGGTCGGCCGCGCCATTTCCCTGTGCGACCGGGTGGTGGTGTCCACCGAGCCGTTGGCCGATGCCCTGTCGAGCATGCACCAGGACATCCGCGTGGTGCCCAACATGCTCGCCGCGCCGTTGTGGACGGGGCTGGTCAGCCAGCGTCAGAGCAGCGCGCGGCCGCGAGTCGGCTGGGCGGGGGGCACCAGCCACCGTGGTGACCTGGAGCTGCTGCTGGACGTGATCAAGACCCTGGCCGGCGAGGTCGACTGGGTGTTCTTCGGCATGTGCCCGGACATCCTGCGGCCCTACGTCAAGGAGTTCCATGCGGGTATCTCGTTCACCGAGTATCCGCGCAAGCTGGCCGGCCTCAACCTTGATCTGGCACTGGCGCCGCTGGAGCAGAACCTGTTCAACGACTGCAAGAGCAACCTGCGCCTGCTTGAGTACGGGGCGTGCGGTTTCCCGGTGATCTGCACCGACACCAAGGCGTATGCCGGCTACCTGCCGTGCACCCGGGTCCGCGAAAACACCACCGAGCAATGGCTGGAGGCGATCCGCATGCACCTGAACGATCCGCTGGCCAGTTACCGCCAGGGGGACGCGCTGCGTGAAGCCGTGCTGCGTGACTATGTATTGAACGAACACCATCTGCAGCACTGGGCCAACGCCTGGCTGGCTGACTGA